One Pseudomonas brassicacearum genomic region harbors:
- a CDS encoding GNAT family N-acetyltransferase, translated as MPETATAIADIHMLDSGYSREARSLLYQAYRHEPTFSFLFESERPGYEHRVRATVRELVKQHFLQDLPAIGLLVNDRLIGIALIAPPQRRLGITESWAWRLRMVLSTGFRCTRRYLDYHAAVAACLPSDAVHVLPLLGVHPQFQGQHFGEQLLEAVHNWCAVDENSQGVVLDTGNPRYLEFYKRQGYEEIGEIAVGPVREHVFFHANPQVLQSATA; from the coding sequence ATGCCTGAAACCGCCACCGCCATTGCCGACATCCATATGCTCGACAGCGGTTACTCCCGCGAAGCGCGTTCATTGCTGTACCAGGCTTATCGCCATGAGCCGACCTTCAGCTTCCTGTTCGAGTCCGAGCGGCCCGGTTATGAACATCGGGTGCGGGCCACCGTACGCGAGCTGGTCAAGCAGCATTTTCTCCAGGACCTGCCGGCCATCGGCCTGCTGGTCAACGACCGTTTGATTGGCATCGCCCTGATCGCTCCACCGCAACGGCGACTGGGTATCACCGAAAGCTGGGCCTGGCGCCTGCGCATGGTGTTGAGCACCGGTTTTCGCTGCACCCGGCGCTACCTGGATTACCACGCGGCGGTGGCGGCGTGCCTGCCGTCGGATGCGGTCCATGTGTTGCCGCTGCTGGGGGTTCATCCCCAGTTTCAGGGCCAACACTTTGGCGAACAGTTGCTCGAGGCGGTACACAACTGGTGTGCGGTGGACGAAAACTCCCAAGGCGTGGTGCTAGACACCGGTAACCCACGTTACCTGGAGTTTTATAAACGCCAGGGCTACGAAGAAATCGGTGAGATTGCGGTAGGACCTGTCCGCGAACATGTGTTCTTTCACGCCAACCCCCAAGTCTTGCAAAGCGCAACGGCGTAA
- a CDS encoding autotransporter assembly complex protein TamA — translation MNFPGRMTSGALLLSLSCAALAQSELDVRVKPSNDELKANVEGYIGGVGDRDEEALLRFSRGAEEQARKAAQALGYYQPQIDSEVKGGKVPRLVLTIDPGEPVHLRNVTVRIDGPAASLKAFRVPDNAALKPGAVLNHGRYEDAKRLIQNQASRYGFFSGRFVSQQLRVDPQAGIADIELIYDSGPRYTLGPVHFEGDTPLDEDLLQRMVPFKVGTAYDSELIAELNQDLQSSGYFEGVRVDAAPTAATDNVIPVAVKLDTRKPRTMGLGLGFSTDVGPRAKANWTRHWVNAQGHSYGWETEVSAPRQNVGLWYDVPLDPPLTDKLRYAGGYQYEELADTDSLSKLLTVGPEWHSKLPSGWQRVVSLKWQREEYRLGDDAGLSTLLMPGVSYSYLRSDNRIDPHNGYRLQFDAKVAKEGLGSDNNLLYGTAMVKGLTTVFDKHRLLARAQIGGSATNGYKSIPPSLRFFAGGDQSVRGYDYQSLSPENSEGDRIGGRYMVAGSLEYQYSIAEKWRVATFIDQGNSFNSLELPSLKTGVGVGVRWVSPVGPIRLDLAHAMDDEGGIRLHFSMGPEL, via the coding sequence ATGAATTTCCCAGGACGAATGACCAGTGGCGCGCTCTTGCTGTCCCTCAGCTGCGCGGCGCTGGCACAAAGTGAATTGGATGTACGGGTCAAGCCGTCCAACGACGAACTCAAGGCCAATGTAGAAGGGTACATTGGCGGCGTGGGCGATCGTGACGAAGAGGCCTTGCTGCGCTTCAGTCGTGGCGCCGAGGAACAGGCGCGCAAAGCCGCCCAGGCCCTGGGCTATTACCAGCCGCAGATCGACAGCGAGGTCAAGGGCGGCAAGGTCCCGCGCCTGGTGCTGACCATCGACCCCGGCGAGCCTGTGCACTTGCGCAATGTCACCGTGCGCATCGATGGCCCGGCGGCGTCCCTCAAGGCTTTTCGCGTACCTGATAACGCCGCCCTCAAGCCTGGTGCGGTGCTCAACCATGGCCGTTACGAGGACGCCAAGCGACTGATCCAGAACCAGGCGTCGCGTTATGGTTTTTTCAGCGGGCGCTTCGTCAGCCAACAGTTAAGGGTTGATCCCCAGGCGGGTATCGCCGACATCGAGTTGATCTACGACAGCGGCCCGCGCTACACCTTGGGCCCTGTGCACTTCGAAGGCGACACCCCACTGGACGAAGACCTGCTGCAACGCATGGTGCCGTTCAAGGTGGGCACCGCGTACGACTCCGAACTGATTGCCGAGCTCAACCAGGACCTGCAGTCGAGCGGTTATTTCGAAGGTGTCCGAGTGGATGCGGCACCCACCGCCGCCACCGATAACGTGATCCCGGTGGCAGTCAAGCTCGACACCCGCAAGCCGCGCACCATGGGGCTGGGCCTGGGGTTCTCCACCGACGTCGGCCCGCGGGCCAAGGCCAATTGGACGCGCCACTGGGTCAATGCCCAGGGTCACAGTTACGGCTGGGAGACGGAAGTGTCGGCGCCTCGGCAGAACGTCGGCCTGTGGTACGACGTGCCGTTGGACCCACCGCTGACCGACAAGCTGCGTTACGCCGGCGGTTATCAATATGAAGAACTGGCCGACACCGACAGCCTTAGCAAGCTGCTGACCGTGGGCCCGGAATGGCACAGCAAGTTGCCCAGCGGCTGGCAGCGGGTGGTGTCGCTCAAGTGGCAACGCGAGGAATACCGCCTCGGCGACGATGCGGGCTTGAGTACGTTGCTGATGCCCGGTGTCAGTTATTCCTACCTGCGCAGTGACAACCGCATCGACCCCCATAACGGCTATCGCCTGCAATTCGATGCCAAGGTGGCCAAGGAAGGGCTTGGGTCGGACAACAACCTTTTATATGGCACCGCCATGGTCAAGGGGCTGACCACGGTGTTCGACAAACATCGTCTGCTGGCCCGGGCCCAGATTGGCGGCAGCGCCACCAATGGCTACAAATCCATTCCGCCGTCACTGCGCTTTTTTGCCGGTGGCGACCAGAGCGTGCGCGGTTACGACTACCAGAGCCTGTCGCCGGAAAACTCCGAAGGTGATCGCATCGGCGGTCGCTACATGGTCGCCGGCAGCCTCGAATACCAGTATTCAATTGCGGAAAAATGGCGGGTGGCGACTTTTATCGACCAGGGTAACTCTTTCAATAGCCTTGAATTACCGAGCCTCAAGACCGGTGTGGGCGTCGGCGTGCGCTGGGTGTCGCCGGTGGGCCCGATCCGCCTCGACCTGGCCCATGCGATGGATGACGAAGGCGGCATTCGCTTGCA
- a CDS encoding ester cyclase yields MSLSSLAMPGGLRLAGFLLTLSLSLGAAAAPDALVQPQSLVVDRSLSEQQAASMILAARRYDTFWHTGDEALAREALAPNFIDKTPPAGRKQGPEGPLLASRALRSAVPDLSCVVEQMLVAGDRVVVHLRFRGHFTGTFDQRKGAGQAVEFIATDIYQVEQGKIVANWHIEDNLTLFKQLGVL; encoded by the coding sequence ATGTCGTTATCATCCCTTGCCATGCCCGGCGGCTTGCGCCTGGCCGGTTTTCTCCTGACCCTGAGCCTGTCGCTGGGGGCTGCGGCCGCCCCCGATGCGCTCGTGCAGCCGCAAAGCCTGGTTGTCGACCGCAGCCTGTCCGAGCAGCAGGCGGCGTCGATGATTCTTGCGGCCCGGCGCTACGACACGTTCTGGCACACCGGCGACGAAGCGCTGGCCCGTGAAGCCCTTGCGCCAAACTTCATCGACAAGACGCCGCCCGCCGGGCGCAAGCAGGGCCCGGAGGGTCCGTTGCTGGCGTCGCGGGCCTTGCGCAGTGCCGTGCCGGATCTCAGTTGCGTCGTGGAACAGATGTTGGTGGCGGGGGATAGGGTGGTGGTGCACCTGCGCTTTCGTGGGCATTTCACCGGCACTTTTGACCAACGCAAGGGTGCGGGCCAGGCCGTGGAGTTCATCGCCACGGATATCTACCAGGTCGAGCAAGGCAAGATCGTCGCCAACTGGCACATCGAGGACAACTTGACCCTGTTCAAGCAACTGGGCGTCCTCTGA
- the xthA gene encoding exodeoxyribonuclease III, producing MKIVSFNINGLRARPHQLAALIEKHQPDVIGLQETKVHDEQFPLAEIQALGYHVHYHGQKGHYGVALLSRQAPLSLYKGFEGDDEDAQRRFIWGTFADANGVPVTIMNGYFPQGESRDHPTKFPAKERFYSDLQQLLESRFSNDQPVVVMGDVNISPEDCDIGIGPDNMKRWLKTGKCSFLPEEREWMARLKNWGLVDSFRHLNPDVADRFSWFDYRSRGFEDEPKRGLRIDLILTSHGLLPRVKDAGVDYELRGMEKPSDHAPIWLQLS from the coding sequence ATGAAGATCGTCTCCTTCAACATCAATGGGCTGCGCGCCCGTCCCCATCAGCTGGCGGCGCTGATCGAGAAACATCAGCCGGACGTAATCGGCCTGCAGGAAACCAAGGTCCACGACGAACAATTCCCCCTGGCCGAGATCCAGGCTCTGGGCTACCACGTGCATTACCACGGGCAAAAAGGCCACTACGGCGTCGCCCTGCTCTCCCGCCAGGCGCCGCTGAGTCTGTATAAAGGCTTCGAAGGCGACGACGAAGACGCCCAGCGCCGCTTCATCTGGGGCACCTTCGCCGATGCCAACGGCGTGCCGGTGACCATCATGAACGGTTATTTCCCACAAGGTGAAAGCCGCGATCACCCGACCAAATTCCCGGCCAAGGAACGCTTCTACAGCGATCTGCAGCAACTGCTGGAAAGCCGCTTCAGCAACGATCAGCCCGTGGTGGTGATGGGCGACGTGAACATTTCCCCGGAAGATTGCGACATCGGCATCGGCCCGGACAACATGAAGCGCTGGCTGAAAACCGGTAAATGCAGCTTCCTGCCGGAAGAACGCGAGTGGATGGCCCGCCTGAAGAACTGGGGCTTGGTGGACAGCTTCCGCCACCTGAACCCGGACGTCGCCGACCGTTTCAGCTGGTTCGATTATCGCAGCCGCGGTTTTGAAGACGAGCCCAAGCGTGGCCTGCGCATCGACTTGATCCTCACTTCCCATGGCCTGCTACCACGGGTCAAGGATGCCGGCGTCGACTATGAACTGCGGGGCATGGAGAAACCTTCGGACCATGCGCCGATCTGGTTGCAATTGAGCTGA